A single Glycine soja cultivar W05 chromosome 14, ASM419377v2, whole genome shotgun sequence DNA region contains:
- the LOC114384573 gene encoding serine hydroxymethyltransferase, mitochondrial-like — MAMALRRLNKPFSNATSIYRQSSSLSAHEKHKSRADWINKLNDPLEAIDPEIADIIELEKARQWKGFELIPSENFTSLSVMQAVGSVMTNKYSEGYPGARYYGGNEYIDMAETLCQKRALEAFQLDPAKWGVNVQSLSGSPSNFQVYTALLKPHERIMALDLPHGGHLSHGYQTDTKKISAVSIFFETMPYRLNESTGYIDYDQLEKSAALFRPKLIVAGASAYARLYDYARVRKVCDKQKAVLLADMAHISGLVAAGVIPSPFDYADVVTTTTHKSLRGPRGAMIFFRKGVKEINKQGKEVLYDYEDKINQAVFPGLQGGPHNHTISGLAVALKQAMTPEFKNYQKQVLSNCSAFAQSLLEKGYELVSGGTDNHLVLVNLRNKGIDGSRVEKVLEAVHIAANKNTVPGDVSAMVPGGIRMGTPALTSRGFVEEDFEKVAEYFDAAVKLALQIKENTNGTKLKDFVAAMQSDEQIQSKIANLCHEVEDYAKKFPTIGFNIETMKYGK, encoded by the exons ATGGCCATGGCTCTTCGcagactcaacaaacctttcTCCAACGCCACTTCCATTTATCGCCAG TCCTCTTCGCTCTCCGCTCACGAAAAACACAAATCTCGCGCCGAT TGGATAAACAAGCTCAACGATCCTCTCGAGGCCATCGATCCCGAGATCGCCGACATAATCGAACTCGAAAAGGCGCGTCAATGGAAG GGGTTCGAACTTATACCTTCGGAAAATTTCACGTCGCTGTCGGTGATGCAAGCAGTTGGATCGGTGATGACGAATAAATACAGTGAAGGATATCCTGGTGCTAGATACTATGGAGGAAACGA ATACATTGACATGGCTGAGACCTTGTGTCAGAAGCGTGCACTTGAAGCTTTTCAGCTGGATCCAGCAAAATGGGGAG TCAATGTGCAATCATTATCTGGATCCCCTTCTAACTTCCAAGTTTACACTGCTTTATTGAAACCTCATGAGAGAATTATGGCACTTGATCTTCCCCATGGTGGGCATCTATCGCATGGTTATCAG ACTGACACCAAGAAGATATCGGCTGTATCTATATTCTTTGAAACAATGCCATACAGATTGAATGAGAGCACTGGTTATATCGATTATGACCAG TTGGAGAAAAGTGCAGCACTTTTTAGGCCAAAATTAATAGTTGCTGGTGCTAGTGCTTATGCTCGCCTTTATGATTATGCACGTGTTCGCAAG GTCTGTGATAAGCAGAAGGCAGTTCTGTTGGCTGATATGGCACATATCAGTGGATTGGTTGCTGCCGGTGTTATTCCTTCTCCTTTTGATTATGCAGATGTTGTAACAACCACGACACATAAGTCACTTCGTGGACCACGTGGGGCTATGATTTTCTTCAGGAAGGGTGTGAAAGAGATAAACAAACAAGGGAAGGAA GTGTTGTATGACTATGAAGACAAAATAAACCAGGCTGTTTTTCCTGGACTTCAAGGTGGTCCACACAATCACACTATTTCAGGCTTAGCAGTTGCACTGAAGCAG GCTATGACACCAGAATTCAAGAATTACCAAAAGCAAGTACTTAGCAACTGCTCAGCATTTGCACAG AGTTTGTTAGAAAAAGGCTACGAACTTGTATCTGGTGGAACTGACAACCATTTAGTGTTGGTGAACTTAAGAAACAAG GGTATTGATGGTTCTAGGGTTGAGAAGGTACTGGAAGCAGTTCATATAGCTGCCAATAAAAATACCGTTCCAGGGGATGTGTCTGCTATGGTTCCTGGAGGCATTCGAATGG GAACCCCTGCTCTCACATCTAGGGGATTTGTTGAGGAAGATTTTGAAAAAGTAGCTGAATACTTTGATGCGGCTGTCAAGTTAGCCTTGCAGATTAAGGAAAATACCAATG GTACAAAGTTGAAAGATTTTGTGGCAGCTATGCAATCAGATGAACAAATTCAATCTAAGATTGCTAATCTCTGTCATGAAGTTGAGGATTATGCTAAGAAGTTTCCCACTATTGGTTTTAACATAGAAACAATGAAGTATGGTAAGTGA
- the LOC114383511 gene encoding pentatricopeptide repeat-containing protein At3g24000, mitochondrial-like yields the protein MASFLSSVVTATLKLHPQFPKYPIYPPSSYPPEKGQSISFQKSHRFTHLDFGETLLLTKEGTEEEEKLFYVPLLQQCLDTRSYSETQIVHGHVMKTGCHDNFFVMSFLVNVYAKCGNMEDARRVFDNMLRRNVVAWTTLMVGFVQNSQPKHAIHVFQEMLYAGSYPSVYTLSAVLHACSSLQSLKLGDQFHAYIIKYHVDFDASVGSALCSLYSKCGRLEDALKTFSRIREKNVISWTSAVSACADNGAPVKGLRLFVEMIAVDIKPNEFTLTSALSQCCEILSLELGTQVYSLCIKFGYESNLRVRNSLLYLYLKSGCIVEAHRLFNRMDDASMVTWNAMIAGHAQMMELTKDNLSACHRGSEAMKLFSKLNLSGMKPDLFTLSSVLSVCSRMLAIEQGEQIHAQTIKTGFLSDVIVSTSLISMYSKCGSIERASKAFLEMSTRTMIAWTSMITGFSQHGMSQQALHIFEDMSLAGVRPNAVTFVGVLSACSHAGMVSQALNYFEIMQKKYKIKPAMDHYECMVDMFVRLGRLEQALNFIKKMNYEPSEFIWSNFIAGCKSHGNLELGFYAAEQLLSLKPKDPETYVLLLNMYLSAERFEDVSRVRKMMEEEKVGKLKDWSWISIKDKVYSFKTNGKTHPQSSLICKSLEDLLAKVKNVGYEMLESVEISDEEEEEEKTSSPNIYHSEKLAITFGLENLPNSSPIRVVKSTLICRDSHNFIKYVSTLAGREIIVKDSKRLHKFANGECSCGNFGGFL from the exons ATGGCTTCTTTCCTTTCCTCTGTTGTCACTGCAACTCTCAAGCTCCACCCACAATTCCCAAAATACCCAATATACCCACCAAGCTCCTATCCCCCAGAGaag GGTCAAAGCATTTCTTTCCAGAAAAGCCACAGATTCACACATTTGGATTTTGGGGAAACACTTTTGTTGACCAAAGAGGGGACAGAGGAGGAGGAAAAATTGTTCTATGTTCCCTTGTTGCAACAATGCTTAGACACGCGCTCCTATTCAGAAACACAAATTGTTCATGGTCATGTCATGAAAACAGGTTgccatgataatttttttgtcatgtcATTTCTGGTCAATGTTTATGCCAAATGTGGGAACATGGAGGATGCTCGCAGGGTGTTTGACAACATGCTTAGAAGAAACGTGGTGGCATGGACCACGTTAATGGTGGGTTTTGTGCAGAACTCACAGCCAAAGCACGCCATTCATGTGTTTCAAGAGATGTTGTATGCAGGAAGTTACCCTTCAGTTTATACTCTTTCTGCTGTTCTACATGCTTGTAGTTCTTTGCAGTCTCTCAAGTTAGGAGATCAATTCCATGCTTACATAATCAAATACCATGTTGACTTTGACGCCAGTGTTGGCAGTGCACTTTGTAGTTTATACTCCAAATGTGGCAGGTTGGAGGATGCTCTTAAAACATTTAGTAGAATCAGAGAAAAGAATGTTATTTCATGGACTTCAGCTGTTTCTGCTTGTGCGGACAATGGTGCACCTGTGAAGGGGTTGAGACTTTTTGTTGAGATGATTGCTGTGGACATAAAGCCTAATGAGTTCACTTTGACCAGTGCCTTGAGCCAGTGTTGTGAAATCCTGTCTTTGGAACTTGGAACTCAGGTTTATTCGTTGTGCATTAAATTTGGCTATGAATCAAACCTACGTGTTAGAAATTCTTTGTTGTATTTGTACCTCAAAAGTGGTTGTATTGTTGAGGCTCATAGGTTGTTTAATAGAATGGATGATGCCAGTATGGTTACATGGAATGCAATGATTGCCGGGCATGCGCagatgatggaactcacaaAGGATAATCTTTCTGCATGCCATAGAGGAAGTGAAGCAATGAAACTTTTCTCCAAGTTGAATCTATCAGGCATGAAACCTGATCTGTTTACCTTATCTAGTGTCTTAAGTGTATGCAGTAGAATGCTGGCTATAGAGCAGGGGGAACAAATTCATGCGCAGACTATCAAAACTGGATTCTTATCGGATGTGATTGTAAGTACTTCACTGATTAGTATGTACAGTAAGTGTGGAAGCATTGAGAGGGCTAGCAAAGCATTTCTGGAGATGTCTACTAGAACTATGATAGCATGGACTTCTATGATTACAGGTTTTTCACAGCATGGTATGTCACAACAAGCATTGCATATTTTTGAGGATATGAGCCTAGCAGGAGTTAGACCAAATGCGGTCACTTTTGTGGGTGTTTTATCAGCATGTAGCCATGCTGGCATGGTCAGTCAAGCACTCAACTACTTTGAGATTAtgcaaaagaaatataaaattaagccTGCTATGGACCACTATGAATGCATGGTTGATATGTTTGTGAGGTTAGGTCGGCTGGAGCAAGCTCTGAATTTCattaagaaaatgaattatgagcctAGTGAGTTTATTTGGTCAAACTTTATTGCTGGTTGTAAAAGCCACGGGAATCTGGAATTGGGGTTTTATGCTGCTGAACAGTTACTAAGTCTCAAACCAAAAGATCCAGAGACTTATGTATTGTTGTTGAATATGTACCTCTCAGCTGAGCGTTTTGAGGATGTTTCAAGGGTGAGGAAGATGATGGAAGAGGAGAAAGTTGGAAAGTTGAAGGATTGGAGCTGGATTAGCATTAAAGACAAAGTGTATTCCTTCAAAACCAATGGAAAAACACACCCACAGAGTTCTCTAATATGTAAATCATTGGAGGATTTACTTGCCAAAGTAAAGAATGTAGGATATGAGATGCTAGAAAGTGTGGAAATAAGTgatgaagaggaggaggaggaaaagACATCATCCCCTAACATTTATCACAGCGAGAAGCTGGCCATTACATTTGGGTTGGAGAACTTGCCAAATTCTTCTCCAATAAGAGTTGTCAAGAGCACCTTAATATGCAGGGATAGCCATAACTTTATTAAGTATGTCTCAACACTAGCCGGTAGGGAAATCATCGTTAAAGATAGTAAGCGGCTTCACAAATTTGCCAATGGAGAATGCTCATGTGGAAATTTTGGCGGTTTTCTCTAA
- the LOC114383448 gene encoding pentatricopeptide repeat-containing protein At1g09900-like: protein MYNVACKFHVFGLYDGVIDFRKPKGTWSRKRLGNCVFAVSKYENSGLKGNLQHSERFSKGALNGVESSPDRVNTSLNFEESEIRHLRRLIRNGELEEGSRFLEYMTNKGKSPDVIACTALIREFCKIGRTKNASQIMGILEESGAVIDVTSYNVLISGYCKSGEIEEALRVLDRMGVSPNAATYDAVLCSLCDRGKLKQAMQVLGRQLQSKCYPDVVTCTVLIDATCKESGVGQAMKLFNEMRNKGCKPDVVTYNVLIKGFCKGGRLDEAIRFLKKLPSYGCQPDVISHNMILRSLCSGGRWMDAMKLLATMLRKGCLPSVVTFNILINFLCQKGLLGKALNVLEMMPKHGHTPNSRSFNPLIQGFCNGKGIDRAIEYLEIMVSRGCYPDIVTYNILLTALCKDGKVDDAVVILSQLSSKGCSPSLISYNTVIDGLLKVGKTECAIELFEEMCRKGLEADIITYNIIINGLLKVGKAELAVELLEEMCYKGLKPDLITCTSVVGGLSREGKVREAMKFFHYLKRFAIRPNAFIYNSIITGLCKSQQTSLAIDFLADMVAKGCKPTEATYTTLIKGITYEGLAEDASKLSNELYSRGLVKRSLVEKVSLEVE from the coding sequence ATGTATAATGTGGCCTGCAAATTTCACGTATTTGGTCTGTATGATGGGGTTATTGACTTTAGAAAACCTAAGGGCACTTGGTCTAGAAAGCGTTTGGGCAATTGCgtttttgctgtttcaaaatatgaaaattctGGTTTGAAAGGTAATCTGCAACATTCTGAAAGATTCTCTAAAGGGGCTTTAAATGGGGTGGAATCCTCACCAGATAGGGTCAATACTTCCCTGAATTTTGAGGAGTCTGAGATTCGTCATCTCCGCAGGTTGATTAGAAATGGGGAATTGGAAGAAGGTTCTAGGTTTCTTGAGTATATGACTAACAAAGGCAAAAGTCCTGATGTCATTGCTTGCACTGCTTTAATCCGTGAGTTTTGCAAGATTGGCAGGACTAAGAATGCAAGTCAAATCATGGGGATTCTGGAGGAGTCTGGAGCTGTTATTGATGTAACCAGTTACAATGTTTTAATTAGTGGTTATTGCAAATCAGGGGAGATAGAGGAAGCCTTGCGGGTTCTGGATCGCATGGGTGTTTCTCCAAATGCTGCTACATATGATGCAGTTTTGTGTAGTTTGTGTGATAGAGGGAAATTGAAGCAAGCCATGCAAGTACTTGGCAGGCAGCTGCAAAGCAAGTGTTACCCAGATGTAGTTACATGCACTGTATTGATTGATGCAACTTGTAAAGAAAGTGGAGTTGGTCAGGCAATGAAGCTGTTCAATGAGATGAGGAATAAAGGCTGCAAACCTGATGTGGTTACATATAATGTTCTTATAAAAGGGTTTTGTAAAGGAGGTAGGTTGGATGAAGCAATTagatttttaaagaaattgccatcATATGGTTGTCAGCCTGATGTGATTTCCCACAATATGATCTTGCGTAGCTTGTGTAGTGGTGGAAGATGGATGGATGCTATGAAACTACTGGCTACCATGCTTCGTAAGGGGTGTCTCCCAAGTGTTGTTACTTTCAATATCTTGATCAATTTCTTGTGCCAGAAAGGCTTACTAGGTAAAGCCCTTAATGTCTTGGAGATGATGCCAAAGCATGGCCATACTCCTAATTCCAGAAGTTTCAATCCATTGATTCAAGGGTTTTGTAATGGAAAAGGTATTGATAGAGCAATTGAGTACTTGGAAATAATGGTATCTAGGGGTTGTTACCCAGATATAGTGACCTATAATATTTTGCTAACTGCATTATGCAAAGATGGGAAGGTGGATGATGCAGTTGTGATACTGAGCCAGCTAAGTTCCAAGGGATGCTCTCCTTCTCTAATTAGTTATAATACAGTGATTGATGGGCTTTTGAAGGTTGGAAAAACTGAGTGTGCTATTGAACTTTTTGAAGAGATGTGCAGAAAAGGTCTTGAAGCAGATATAATTACttacaatataataattaatgggCTTTTAAAGGTGGGAAAAGCTGAACTGGCTGTAGAGCTCTTGGAAGAGATGTGCTATAAGGGTCTTAAGCCTGATCTAATTACTTGCACTTCAGTAGTAGGGGGCCTAAGTCGTGAAGGAAAGGTTCGTGAAGCAATGAAATTTTTCCATTACTTGAAAAGGTTTGCTATTAGACCCAATGCATTCATTTATAACTCAATAATTACGGGACTGTGTAAATCTCAGCAGACCAGTCTTGCCATAGATTTTCTGGCTGATATGGTGGCAAAAGGATGTAAACCTACTGAGGCTACCTATACTACTCTCATAAAAGGCATTACTTATGAAGGATTAGCAGAGGATGCTTCGAAGTTGTCGAATGAATTGTACTCCAGAGGACTTGTGAAGAGAAGTTTGGTTGAAAAAGTTAGTCTAGAAGTAGAATAA